TCCGAGAAGTTCCTCGGGATGATGGCGGACTTCCAGCCCCTGCTCCTCACCGGCCTCGAGCGCCGCTCGCTGCTGGAGGACGCCCGGTTCGCCGAGGCGGTACGCGCCGGTGCCGAGCGGGACGGCTCGTCGATGTGGGGGCTGTTCCCGAGCCAGCTCAAGTGGGAGCGGCGGGGAGAGAAGCTGGAGCTGACGGTGGGAGCCCTGATCGTGGACCAGCTCGGGCGGATGCTGCGCGGGCGCACGCTGCATGGCCGCCCCTTCATGCTGCGAAGTCCGGAGCTCGCGGTGGAGGTGCGCCCCGGCGAGGCGGTGAGATGGGCGACGGAGGAGCATCTCGTGGTGAGCCTCACCCCGGCCGCCGCACGGGAACTGCGCGCCGGGCTCGTCGCGAAGCGGGGCCGCTACACCTTCAAGGGCCTGCCCGGCTTCACGCTGGTGGTGCAGCCCACCGAGATCAAGGACCAGGCGGGCCAGGTGCTGCGCGTGGTCGGCTGAACGGGTGGCACCGGCGGTCCGTCGTTTTCAACACAGGAGTGGGCCCGCCCGGCGGGCCTGTTATCGACTACTCGATAGCAAGAACACCTTGGAGCGGCTGCCGCGTGCGCGCCGACGGAGATTGACGCCCCTCTGAGCGTCTCTCCACGAAGGTGTTCACATGAGTCATTCAGCCAGGAACCCAGCCTCCGGAGCACCCCCCGCGGGCCCCCCCTCGACCCAGCGGATCACCCTCCAGATCAACGGCGTGCGGAAGCAGCTGGAGCTCGCGCCCTGGACGACCCTGCTCGATCTGCTGCGGGAGTCCCTCGGCCTGACCGGCACGAAGAAGGGCTGTGACCACGGCCAATGCGGGGCCTGTACCGTCCTCGTCAATGGCAAGCGCATCAATTCCTGTCTGACCCTGGCCGTCATGAAGGATGGAGCGGAGGTGACGACCGTCGAGGGGCTCGCCACGGGCCAGACGCTCCACCCGCTCCAGGAGGCCTTCATCGAGCACGACGCCTTCCAGTGCGGCTACTGCACTCCCGGACAGCTCTGCTCCGCCGTGGGGCTGCTCAACGAGGGCAAGGCGAAGACGGTGGAAGACATCCGCGAGCTGATGAGCGGCAATCTCTGCCGGTGTGGCGCCTACCCCAACATCCTCGCGGCCATCGACAAGGTGCGGCGGGAGCGGGAAGGGAGCGCCGGACAATGAACCCCTTTTCCTTCGAGCGGGCCGAGACCATCGCGGGCGCGGTCAACGCCATCGCGAAGAACGACAGGGCCCGGTTCATCGCGGGCGGCACCAACCTTCTCGATTTGATGAAGGAGAATGTCTCGCGGCCCGCCCAGCTGATCGACATCACACGGCTGCCTTTGGGGAGGATCGAGGAGACCGGGGACGGTGGCTTGCGGATCGGTGCGCTCGTCACGAACGCGGACACCGCCTACGACGAGCGGGTCCAGCAGCGCTATCCCTTGCTGTCGAAGGCAATCCTCGCGGGCGCATCGGCCCAGCTGCGCAACATGGCGACGACGGGCGGCAACCTGCTCCAGCGCACGCGCTGCTATTACTTCTACGACACGGCCACGCCCTGCAACAAACGAGAGCCCGGCTCGGGTTGCGGCGCGCTCGAGGGCTTCAATCGCATCCATGCCATCCTGGGCACCAGTGACAAGTGCATCGCCACCCATCCGTCGGACATGTGCGTGGCGCTCGCGGCGCTCGGCGCGACCGTCCGCGTGACCGGGCCGGACGGCGAGCGCACCCTTCCCTTCTCCGGCTTCCACCGCCTGCCCGGAGAGACCCCTGAGCTCGATACGAACCTGCGGCCCGAGGAGCTCATCACCGCGGTGGACCTGCCCGCGAAGGGCTTCGCCACGCATCACGCCTACCTGAAGATCCGGGATCGCCAGTCGTATGCCTTCGCGCTCGTGTCGGTGGCCGCCGCGCTCGACCTGGACGGTGGCCACATCCGGGAGGCCCGGCTCGCGCTCGGCGGCGTGGCCCACAAGCCGTGGCGCGATACGGAAGCCGAGGCGATGTTGAGCGGCAAGCCCGCCACCGTGGAGAACTTCCGCTCCGTCGCGGAGGCGCTCGTCCGGGACGCGAAGGGCTTCGGGCACAACACCTTCAAGATCGAGCTGGCGAAGCGGGCCGTGGTGCGGGCCCTGGCGCAGGCCACCGGGATGGAGCAGCCGTCATGACGAAGACCTCGACCCTGCTTGGAAAACCCCTCAGCCGCGTCGACGGCCGCCTCAAGGTGACGGGCGAGGCGAAATACGCCGCGGAGTTCAACGTCTCCGGCCTCACCCACGGCTGCGTCGTGTCGAGTGCGATCGCCAGGGGGAGGATCAAGAAGCTCGACACGAGTGCCGCCCTCGCGGTCCCGGGTGTGCTGCACGTCTTCACGCACGAGAACCGGCCTCGAGCCGCCTGGTTCGACCGCAACTACCAGGACGAGGACGCTCCCTCGGGCTCGCCGTTCCGGCCGCTCCATGATGACGAGCTCGTCTACAGCGGACAGCCCATCGCGCTGGTCGTCGCGGAAACGCTCGAGGTGGCGCGCTACGCCGCGTCGCTCGTCCAGGTGGAGTACAAAACCCATTCACACGAGACGGACCTGCGGGCCCGGCGCGGGAAGGCCTATGCGCCGAGAGAGGGCAAGGGAGGCTTCGAACCGCCGCCGAAACCCAGGGGCCATGCGGACAAGGCGCTCGCCCACGCCGCGGCGCGGATCGACGCGGAGTATTCCTCGCCCGTCGAGCACCACAATCCGATGGAGATGCACGCGACGACGGTCGTCTACGAGGACGACGGCACGCTGAGCGTCTACGACAAGACCCAGGGCGTGATGAACACCCAGAAGTACGTCTCGAAGGTCTTCCACCTCTCGCCGGACGAGGTGCGCGTGCGCTCGCCCTTCGTGGGAGGAGCCTTCGGCTCGGGCTTGCGGCCGCAGTATCAACTCTTCCTGGCGGTGATGGCGGCGCGCGAGCTGAAACGCTCGGTGCGCGTGGCGCTGACCCGCCAGCAGATGTTCACGTTCGGCCACCGCCCCACGACGTTGCAGCGGGTGGCGCTCGGTGTCTCGGCGGAGGGCAAGCTCGAGGCCGTCATCCATGAGACCGTCTCGGAGACCTCGCGCTTCGAGGACTACATCGAGGTCATCGTCAACTGGTCCGGCCTGCTCTACCAGTGCGACAACGTCCGGCTCGACTACAAGGTAGCGCAGCTCGATACCTATACACCCATCGACATGCGCGCGCCCGGAGCGGCCGTGGGCGTCTACGCGCTCGAGTGCGCGATGGATGAACTGGCCTACGCGGCGGGCATCGACCCGCTCGAACTGCGGCTGAAGAACTACGCTGAGCGGGATCAGAACGAGGACAAACCGTTCTCGAGCAAGGAGCTGCGGGCCTGCTACCAGCAAGGTGCCGAGCGCTTCGGATGGGCCCGGCGCACGCCCGCCCCGCGTTCGATGCGCGAGGGCAAGCAGCTCATCGGTTGGGGGATGGCCACCGGCGTCTGGGAAGCCATGCAGCAGGAGGCCAGCGCGAAGGCCGTCCTGAGCATCGACGGCAAGCTCATCGTCAGCAGCGCCACCGCCGACATCGGGACCGGGACCTATACGGTCATGACCCAGATCGCCGCGGAGACGCTCGGCCTGCCGGTCGAGGATGTGACCTTCAAGCTGGGGGATTCCTCACTGCCCATGTCACCCCTCCAGGGTGGCTCGTGGACGGTGTCGTCGGTGGGCTCGGCGGTGAAGGAGGCCTGCGAGAAGGTGCGCGAACGGGTGTTCGAGCTCGCCCGGAAGGTGAAGCACTCGCCCCTCGCGAAGGCCCGCCTGGATGAAGTGTCATTCGATGGAGGCCACATCCGCTCCAAGGAGGACCCCTCCCGGGCGGTGTCCATCACCGAGGCCATGCGGCACGGAGAGGTCCTCCACATCGAAGAGCAGACGGTGTCCCTGCCCGACAAACACAAACAGTCGGCTTATACGCTGTGCACGCACTCGGCGGTGTTCGCGGAGGTCAGGGTCGACGAGGACTTCGGCACCGTGAAGGTCACGCGCGTGGTCAGCGCCATCGCGGGCGGCCGGGTCCTGAACCCGAAGACGGCGCGAAGCCAGATCCTCGGTGGAATCGTCTGGGGGATCGGCATGGCACTGGAAGAGGAGTCGGTCCTGGATCAGAAGCTCGGCCGCTTCATGAACCACAACCTGGCCGAGTACCACGTGCCCGTGAACGCCGACGTGCAGGACATCGACGTGATCTTCGTCGACGAGGAGGACACCATCGTCAATCCGCTCGGCGCCAAGGGGCTGGGGGAGATTGGCATCGTGGGCGTGGCGGCCGCGATCGCCAACGCCATCTTCCACGCGACGGGAAAACGCGTCCGGAACCTGCCGATCACTCCCGACAAGCTGCTCTAAGTCCCTTCAAATCTGTCCGCGAAGGTGTTCCCCTGAGAAAACGCGCTGACACCGCGCCCATTTCCCCTCGCCCTCCGGGAGAGGGACGGGGTGAGGGTGCCACGCCTCCCGGGTTGAACCCCCTGTCCACAACTGGGGGTCCACGGGTTGAAGAACGGGCCCAGGCACCCTCACCCCGACCCTCTCCCGAGGGGAGAGGGGATATCCGGTCACAGTCCTGAAAGGGCTCAAGGGGCTTGCCGCTCCTCGACTCCCGGGTTGTCGCGGGGACGTGGGTGGGCGAGGCTCCCGACCCTACCGGAGGTGTTGATTGTACATGCCGTCCACCCGCGCGCTCGTCGCCGCGCTGCTCGTCCTGCTGTCCGCTTGTGCCACCTCGCGCCCCGCCTCCCAGGCGGACGCCCCCGCGCTGTCTCCCGCCCAGCAGGCCCTGCGCCGCATCGTCGATGCGCACTTCGAGGAGCAGTTCCGCCGCTTCCCCCAGACCGCCACCAGCAAGGGCCTGCACACCTACGATGACCAGCTGGCCGGCTTCACCCCCGGCGAGCAGCTGGCCTGGGCCGCGGTCCTGAAGCAGGAGCTCGCCACCCTGCCCCAGCAGGTGGACCGCACCCGGCTGCCCCTGCTCGACCAGGCCGACTACGACATCTTCGAGTCCAACCTGAAGGCCCGCATCCTGGAGATCGAGGAGGTGCGCGGCTGGGAGCGCAACCCCAACACCTACCTGGGCATCGCCTCCAGCTCCGTCTACGCGCTCATCAACCGGGACTTCGCGCCGCTCGAGCAGCGGATGCGCTCGGCCGTGGCGCGCATGTCGCGGCTGCCCGAGGTGTTCGCCGCGGGCAAGGCGGCACTGAAGAACCCGCCCCGGCTGTGGACGGAGATCGCCCTGCAGCAGGCGGCGGGCACGCGCTCGCTCCTCGCCAGCACCCTGCCCCAGGCCTTCGCGCCGGTGAAGGACGCGGCCCTCCAGGAGTCCTTCGCGCGGGAGCAGGCGAAGGCGCTGGCGGCACTGGAGGACTACGTGCGCTTCCTGCGCGAGGACCTGCTGCCGCGCTCCAACGGGGACTTCGCCATCGGTGAGTCCATCTACCGCCGGAAGCTCACCTACGAGGAGGGCGTCACCGAGGACATCGACAGCCTGCTGGCCTGGGGCCGCGCGGAGCTGAAGCGCACCCAGGACGAGTTCCGCGAGGTGGCGCGCCGGCTGGATGCCACGAAGGCGCCCATGGACGTGTACCGGGAGCTGGGCAAGGAGCACCCCACTCCGGCGGAGCTGGTGCCCACCACGCGGGCGACGCTGGAGACGATCCGCCAGTTCCTGGTGGACCAGCACATCATCACCATCCCGAGCGAGGTGCGGGCGCAGGTGGCCGAGACGCCGAGCTTCAACCGGGCGCTCTCCTTCGCGAGCATGAACACGCCGGGCCCCTTCGAGACGACCGCCACCGAGGCCTACTACTACGTCACGCCGCCGGACCCGTCCTGGAGCGCCGAGCAGACGGAGCAGCACATGAGCTTCTACAACCGCCATGCGTTGGAGCTCGTCACCATCCACGAGGCCTACCCGGGCCACTACGTGCAGTTCTTGTGGACGAACAAGAAGGTGGACTCGAAGGTGCGGCGGCTGATGGGCAGTGGCTCCTTCAGCGAGGGCTGGGGCCTGTACACCGAGCAGATGATGCTGGAGGCGGGCTACGGCGGCACGGGGGTGACGGCGGACAAGCTGAAGCTGAACCAGCTGGCGCTCTACCTGCAGCGGCTGGCGCGCTACATGGTGGGCCTGTCGCTGCACACGCGCGGCATGACGTACGAGCAGGCGGTGCGCTTCTTCGAGGAGGAGGCGTACATGACGCGCATCAACGCCGAGCGCGAGGCACGCCGGGGCACGAGCGATCCCACCTACCTGGTGTACGCGCTGGGCAAGAAGATGATCCTGGAGCTGCGCGAGGAGGCGAAGGCGCGCTGGGGCAAGGACTTCACCCTGCGGCGCTTCCATGACGCCGTGGTCTCCTACGGCTATCCGCCCGTGCCCGTGGTGCGCCGGCTGATGTTCGGCGAGAACTGAGCGCCGGACGGCTCATGGCTGGCGGCGGCGGCGCACGGCCACCGCGGCCAGCAGCAGGGCCCCGGTCCAGAGACCCGCGCCCGGGGCGCTCCCGCACCCGCAGCCCACCGCCAGCACCAGGGGTGGGATGACGTCCGGCGGCACGTCTGGCAGCACCACGCCTCCGTCACTGCCCTCCACGGGAGCCACGGCCGTGATGCGCACGGGCACGGAGGAGTCGCTGTGCACGCCGAGACTCTCCGTGGAGGCGCGCAGCTCGTGGGGCCCCGGCGGGAGGGCCTCGGGGAGCACGTACGAGAAGCGGCCGTCGGCTCCCGTGTCGAGCGTCGACAGGAGCACCCCATCCAGGAAGAGCAGCACCCGCGGGTCTCCCGCACGAGCCTGGCCCTCGATGCGGAGCCCCGGTCCCTCCTGGGTTGCCCCCTCCACCGGCTGCGTCAGCACGGGCGAGGCGGGCTGACCGAAGGGCATGGAGAGCACCTGCGCGGAGCCGAACGCCGAGCCCCCGTCCACGCTGTCCGGTCCGGCCCCATGCGTGCCGCCGTCCGTCGCCATCCGCCCCGGCGCTCCGGCGAGCACCGAGCGGGAGCACGCGATGACCTCTCCCTGGAGGAACACCACACCGCCTGCCCCTCCCCCCCCCGGTGCGAGCGGAAAGACGAACTCGGTGTTGTCTCCGCCCGCGCCGCCCCGCGACTCCACCGCACCACACTCCAGCTCCTGCACCGTGCGGATGGAGATGGCCCCACCCGCCCCGCCACCGCCCGCGCCGTCGTCCCCAGGCGTCGGTGGCGGAGTCTCACCCGCGGCGCTGAAGCGCCCCACCCCTCGCACCTCCGTGGCACGCAGGAGCATCAACCCGCCTCCGGCCCCGCCGCTCGAGCCCTCATCGTTGTTGCCCTCCCCCGCTCCACCGCCACCGCCAAAGACGAGGTACTCGTAGGGGAGGTACGCCACCGGGGCCCCGCCCATTCCACCCACGTCCCGCTCTTCGTCGGCGGGCGCCGAGCGTCCACCCTGGCCTCCGAGCCCCGCGTGTCCGCCGCCACCTCCGCCCGAGTTGTGGCAGATGCCACCGCCCGCTCCGTTGGCCAGGTTGCCGCGGCCCGCCGCCGAGCCGAAACGGCCTGCCACCAGGCCCTCGCCCTTGTAGGCGCCCCCTCCGTCCACCGGCTCATCCAGGCTCGTGCAGTAGTTGAGGTCCCGGTGGGAGAGGAAGGCACCGCCCCGGAAGCCCGCGCCGTCCACGGAGATGAGCCCATCGTTGCGCAGGCGTCCGGTGACCATCACCGCGAGGATGCCGCCCACGCTCCCATCCCAGGGCGCGGCGCGCAGCGAGGCTCCCGAGCGCACCTCCAGCTCGGTGTACTCGGGCACCCGTACCACCTGCGACAGGTTGCCCGTACGGGCATACAGCAGGGGCGCGGTGAGGCGAAGCACGCCCGGTGACACCGAGGCCACCCGCGCGTACTCGATGCGGCCCACCGGGCCCCCGGCGAGGGAGACGGGCCTCTGGTTTCCAGAGTCCAGCGCGGCGAGGCCCGTGGACTGGTGGACGAGCACCAGGTCTCCCGCGGCGAAGCCCGTGGAGTCCGAGACCGACA
The sequence above is drawn from the Archangium gephyra genome and encodes:
- a CDS encoding (2Fe-2S)-binding protein; protein product: MRKQLELAPWTTLLDLLRESLGLTGTKKGCDHGQCGACTVLVNGKRINSCLTLAVMKDGAEVTTVEGLATGQTLHPLQEAFIEHDAFQCGYCTPGQLCSAVGLLNEGKAKTVEDIRELMSGNLCRCGAYPNILAAIDKVRREREGSAGQ
- a CDS encoding FAD binding domain-containing protein; amino-acid sequence: MNPFSFERAETIAGAVNAIAKNDRARFIAGGTNLLDLMKENVSRPAQLIDITRLPLGRIEETGDGGLRIGALVTNADTAYDERVQQRYPLLSKAILAGASAQLRNMATTGGNLLQRTRCYYFYDTATPCNKREPGSGCGALEGFNRIHAILGTSDKCIATHPSDMCVALAALGATVRVTGPDGERTLPFSGFHRLPGETPELDTNLRPEELITAVDLPAKGFATHHAYLKIRDRQSYAFALVSVAAALDLDGGHIREARLALGGVAHKPWRDTEAEAMLSGKPATVENFRSVAEALVRDAKGFGHNTFKIELAKRAVVRALAQATGMEQPS
- a CDS encoding xanthine dehydrogenase family protein molybdopterin-binding subunit; translated protein: MTKTSTLLGKPLSRVDGRLKVTGEAKYAAEFNVSGLTHGCVVSSAIARGRIKKLDTSAALAVPGVLHVFTHENRPRAAWFDRNYQDEDAPSGSPFRPLHDDELVYSGQPIALVVAETLEVARYAASLVQVEYKTHSHETDLRARRGKAYAPREGKGGFEPPPKPRGHADKALAHAAARIDAEYSSPVEHHNPMEMHATTVVYEDDGTLSVYDKTQGVMNTQKYVSKVFHLSPDEVRVRSPFVGGAFGSGLRPQYQLFLAVMAARELKRSVRVALTRQQMFTFGHRPTTLQRVALGVSAEGKLEAVIHETVSETSRFEDYIEVIVNWSGLLYQCDNVRLDYKVAQLDTYTPIDMRAPGAAVGVYALECAMDELAYAAGIDPLELRLKNYAERDQNEDKPFSSKELRACYQQGAERFGWARRTPAPRSMREGKQLIGWGMATGVWEAMQQEASAKAVLSIDGKLIVSSATADIGTGTYTVMTQIAAETLGLPVEDVTFKLGDSSLPMSPLQGGSWTVSSVGSAVKEACEKVRERVFELARKVKHSPLAKARLDEVSFDGGHIRSKEDPSRAVSITEAMRHGEVLHIEEQTVSLPDKHKQSAYTLCTHSAVFAEVRVDEDFGTVKVTRVVSAIAGGRVLNPKTARSQILGGIVWGIGMALEEESVLDQKLGRFMNHNLAEYHVPVNADVQDIDVIFVDEEDTIVNPLGAKGLGEIGIVGVAAAIANAIFHATGKRVRNLPITPDKLL
- a CDS encoding DUF885 domain-containing protein, translating into MPSTRALVAALLVLLSACATSRPASQADAPALSPAQQALRRIVDAHFEEQFRRFPQTATSKGLHTYDDQLAGFTPGEQLAWAAVLKQELATLPQQVDRTRLPLLDQADYDIFESNLKARILEIEEVRGWERNPNTYLGIASSSVYALINRDFAPLEQRMRSAVARMSRLPEVFAAGKAALKNPPRLWTEIALQQAAGTRSLLASTLPQAFAPVKDAALQESFAREQAKALAALEDYVRFLREDLLPRSNGDFAIGESIYRRKLTYEEGVTEDIDSLLAWGRAELKRTQDEFREVARRLDATKAPMDVYRELGKEHPTPAELVPTTRATLETIRQFLVDQHIITIPSEVRAQVAETPSFNRALSFASMNTPGPFETTATEAYYYVTPPDPSWSAEQTEQHMSFYNRHALELVTIHEAYPGHYVQFLWTNKKVDSKVRRLMGSGSFSEGWGLYTEQMMLEAGYGGTGVTADKLKLNQLALYLQRLARYMVGLSLHTRGMTYEQAVRFFEEEAYMTRINAEREARRGTSDPTYLVYALGKKMILELREEAKARWGKDFTLRRFHDAVVSYGYPPVPVVRRLMFGEN
- the agmC gene encoding adventurous gliding motility protein AgmC — its product is MRGFFLFFVLFAAGAVRAEPDTFGLGMGKDGSLRLDSGSRIVNRYARLTANAAAGASELSVSDSTGFAAGDLVLVHQSTGLAALDSGNQRPVSLAGGPVGRIEYARVASVSPGVLRLTAPLLYARTGNLSQVVRVPEYTELEVRSGASLRAAPWDGSVGGILAVMVTGRLRNDGLISVDGAGFRGGAFLSHRDLNYCTSLDEPVDGGGAYKGEGLVAGRFGSAAGRGNLANGAGGGICHNSGGGGGGHAGLGGQGGRSAPADEERDVGGMGGAPVAYLPYEYLVFGGGGGAGEGNNDEGSSGGAGGGLMLLRATEVRGVGRFSAAGETPPPTPGDDGAGGGGAGGAISIRTVQELECGAVESRGGAGGDNTEFVFPLAPGGGGAGGVVFLQGEVIACSRSVLAGAPGRMATDGGTHGAGPDSVDGGSAFGSAQVLSMPFGQPASPVLTQPVEGATQEGPGLRIEGQARAGDPRVLLFLDGVLLSTLDTGADGRFSYVLPEALPPGPHELRASTESLGVHSDSSVPVRITAVAPVEGSDGGVVLPDVPPDVIPPLVLAVGCGCGSAPGAGLWTGALLLAAVAVRRRRQP